The Natribaculum luteum genome contains the following window.
CGCGGACATGGGCGCAGACGTCGTAAAGATCGAGCGTCCCGGCGGCGACTTCATCCGGCCGAACCCGCCGTTCGTCGACGATCCCGACGAAGAAGCCTACGGCGGCTACTTCCAGAGCGTCAATCGCGGGAAGCGAAGCATCGAGCTCGACCTGGGCGACGACGACGACCGCGAGGCGTTCCTCTCGCTGGTGGAGAAAGCGGACGTCGTCATCGAGAACTATCGCGCGGGCACGATGGAGAAGTTCGATCTCGGCTACGAAACCCTGCGCGAGCACAATCCGCAACTCATCTACTCCTCGATTCGCGGCTTCGGCGACCCGCGGACCGGCGAGACCCACCGACAGGGCCAACCGTCGTACGACCTCATCGCCCAGGCGCTCGGCGGCGTCATGGAGATCACAGGTCAGGAGGACGGCCCGCCGACGAAAGTCGGCCCCGGCATCGGCGACCTCTTCACCGCGACGCTGAACTGCATCGGCATCCTCGCGGCGGTCAACCACCGCGAACAGACCGGCGAGGGGCAGTACGTCGACACGGCGCTGTACGACTCGATGGTCAGCATGACCGAGCGCGCCATCTACCAGCAGTCGTACACGGGAGAACCGCCGACGCGCCAGGGCAACTCCCACCCGACGCTGTTTCCCTTCGACGCCTTCGAGGCCGCCGACGGCCACGTCGTGATCGCCGGATTCGGGACCAACCACTGGACGGCCCTCTGTGAGGAGATCGGCCGCCCGGACCTCGCCGAGGAGTACCCCGACCGCGAGAGCCGCCTCGAGAATCGCGAGTACCTCCGCGAGGAGATCAGCTCGTGGACCACCGAACGGACCGCCGAGACGATCTGTGAGACCCTCGAGGGACGGGTCCCGGTTGCGCCCGTCCAGAACACGGAGGACATCTTCGCGGACTCTCACGTCCACGATCGCGACATGATCGTCCCGGTCGAACAGCCGGGTGCCGGCCGCGAGGTCGAGATCGCCGGCAACCCGATCAAGATGACCGAGACGCCACCGCGCGTGCGGGGCCGTGCGCCCTTGCTCGGCGAACACCAGGAGGAGATCCTCGGCGACGAGACCGCCGACGCGGAGACAGCCGCCGACGACTGATCGCCAGGCCGACAGAGAGTAACGTTTTTGCGGTGGCCACGCACATCACGGCGTATGGACTGGCCACACGATCCCGACGGCGAGGAAGGAAGCGAAGGGATGCGCAAGTACGATATGGCGATCATCGCGAAGAAAGTCGACGAGGAAGAGGACTTCCCGCTCGAGCGCGACGACCTCGTCGCGGAACACGGCGACGACCCCATCCGAATCAACCACCAGACGGTCGTCGCCCTGCGCGACATCTTCGAGTACGTCGACCAAGAGGAGTTCGAGACGATCACCGACATGCACAAGGCCGTCGGGAACGCGATGCGGGAAGGCGGCTTCTGGGAGTACCACCCTGAGGGCGCGAACCCCGAGAAAAAGCCAGCGTAATCGACGGCGGCACACGCCATCACGAATCTGGATTACGTATCACTTATACGAAGACAGACGGTACCGTTGGATACCCGTGACGAACACGCAGGTTACGCTCGTTCAAATCGACAACTACGGACCGTGGACGGTGACGCCGGAGCCACGGCGGGAGGCAGACCTTCAGACGCTGCAGTCGCGGCTGTACGCCGACATCTCGCAGTTCGTCGGCAACCGTGACGGCTACACCTTCTTCACGCGCTTCGACAACATGATCGCCGTCACGAACGGCCTCGACGTCGACGATCACGCCCTCCTCCAGGAATCGATCGGGAACCGATATCCCGTGACGCTCAGTCTCGGCGTCGCGACGGGAACCAGTCCCGCGCAGGCGCTTTCGGACGCCACCTCGCTCCTGCAGGAAGCCGGCAGTGCCCAGGACGCGAATCGTCGCGAGATCCTCGACGGTCGCGTCGTCGACGCGAACCACCGCACCGACGACGACGTCCAGATCGCACACTTCGACGTCAACGACGCCACCGGCGAGTACACGGACGAACTCAACGCCTTCGACAGCTTCATCGAGATCGAACAGGGCTACGCCGCGCTCATGAAGTACATGCGCCGGACCCACGACAGCCTCTCGTTTTTCGTCGGCGGCGACAACGTCATCGCCGTCTGTCCCGACCTCGAGCGAGACGACTACGAGGACGCCATCGCTCACGTCGAGGCGTCGGTCGGCGTCGAACTCAAAGTCGGCGTCGGCCGCGGGGAGACTGCACGCGCCGCCGGGATGGACGCCAAACACGCCCTCGAGACCTGTCGGGCGGACTGCTCTCGCGTGGAACTCGAGTGGTGAGACGACGGGAGACGAGACCGTCACAGAACTGTCGAAACTACCGAAAAGAAACCTTCGTCGGCCGATTTGATAAGCCTGCCGGAGGTAGTTTTTAGACTCCCTGTGGTCATTGTTCACACATGGAACCGGAACTGTCGGTCAGGGATGTCCTGACGAAAGAGTACGTTGCCGCAAGCGAGTCGGACACCGTCCTCGGTGCCGTCGAACTCATGCGCGCAGAGCACGTCGGGTGCGTCCTGGTCCTTCGCGGGTCGGATCCCGTCGGCATCATGACCGAGTGGGACGTCCTCGGTCTCGTCGACGACGAGAGAGATCCCGGAGAAACGCTCGTCGAGGACGTCATGTCGACGCCAGTGGTGACGATCGACGCCGACCGGTCGCTCACCGACGCCGCAGACACGATGTCCAGGGAGAACTTCCGTAATCTCGTCGTCTTCGACGGCGACAACCTGCTCGGCGTCCTCACACAGCGAGACGTGATCGCCGCTGCAGGGTCGTTCCAGGCAACGACCGCCCCGTCGCGATCCCAGGAGCCACCGATCGGCCAGCCCTCGAATACCGACACCGACGCCAAGTTACGTCCCAACGGTAGCGGTGGCGACGAGTACACGACGCAAGGCGTCTGTGAGGCCTGTGGCTCGCTGGCAGAGTCACTGTGGGAGTCGAACGGACAGCTCGTCTGTGCCGACTGCCGTACCGTCTGATACTGCCAGTCGTGCCTGGTTCCCGGCGTGACCGCGAGCGCGTCACAGTTGCGCCGAACTGGCGGACGATCGGCGTTACGAGAACGACCCCGGTTCCGTGCCAACAAATAACGCACTCTACCTTTTCGATGGAAAGACCTTTCGGTCGTGCCGGTGGACAGATCGGTAATGATCGCTACCCTCGACGACCTCGACGTTTCTGGGACGACCGTCGGGGTTCGGGTCGACGTCAACAGTCCGATCGGAGACGACGGGTCGCTCGCAGACGACGCTCGACTGCGCGCACACGTCGACACGCTCTCGGAACTGCTAGAGCGTGGCGGCCGCGTCGCCGTCCTCGCCCACCAGGGGCGGCCTGGCGGCGACGACTTCTCCTGTCTCGAACCCCACGCGGCTCGACTCTCGGATCTCCTCGGTCGTCCCGTCGACTACGTCGACGCGACGTTCTCCAGTGCCGCCAGAGACGCCGTCTCCTCGCTCGAGGACGGCGAGTGCGTCGTCCTCGAGAACACCCGCTTCTACAGCGAGGAGTACATGGAGTTCGAACCCGACCGTGCCGCTCGAACCCACCTCGTCGAGGGGCTCGCACCCGTCCTGGACGCCTACGTCAACGACGCGTTCGCCGCGGCCCACCGCTCACAGCCGTCGCTCGTCGGGTTTCCGACCGTCCTCCCCGGTTACGCCGGCCGCGTGATGGAAGCCGAACTCGACGTCCTCGGCAACATCGAGGAGACGCCCGAGCCGCGAGTCTACGTCCTCGGCGGGGCGAAAGTCCCCGACTCGATCGACGTCGCCTGGAGCATCCTCGAGAAGGGGCTCGCCGACCACGTCCTCACCGCCGGCGTCGTTGGAAACGTCTTCCTCATCGCCGACGGCGTCGACCTGGGGGACGCGAGCTCCGACTTCATCTACGATCAGGGCTACTGGGACGAGATCGACCGCGCTGCCGACTTGCTCGACGCCTACGGCGAGCAGATCGCGTTCCCGCGCGACGTCGCAGTCGCTCGAGACGGCGAGCGACACGAGATCGGCGTCAACGCCCTCCCGCCTCGAGAGGGAGAGGCAGCAATGGACGTCGGCGACTCGACGCTCACGTACTACCGGCGCATCCTCGAGGACGCCGGCACCGTCATCCTCAACGGTCCTGCCGGCGTCTACGAGGACGACAACTTCGAGAAGGGTACTCGCCAGCTGTACCGTGCGGCGACCGACGTCGAGGTGAGCATCGTCGGTGGCGGCGACACCGCGTCGGCGCTGCGTCACCTCGGCGTCGAGGGCTTCACCCACGTCAGCACCGGCGGCGGGGCCGCCCTGAAGATGCTCACCGCCGAACCGCTTCCCGCCGTTACGGCGCTCGAGAATGGCCCCCGACGAACAGCCGGTGATTGAACCGGCGACGCGAGAAGACGTCGAGACCCTCACCGACTACTGGGTCGACCTCGCCCGCGAACAGCGCCAGCACGATTCGCACGTCCTGCCGGACGCGAACCGCGAAACGATCGGTGAAACGCTCGCCGCACACCAGGTCGGTGGCGGGCTGCTGGTCGCTCGCGTCGACGGCGACGTCGTCGGGTTCGCCTCGTTCTCGCTCGAGCGGGGGACGTTTGCGCTCGATGCGACCCGTGGACTGCTCTCGAACCTGTACGTCCGTCCGGCGTATCGCGGACGGGGAATCGGGACGGCGTTGCTCGAGGCGACGGAAGAGGAACTCGCCCAGCGAGGGGCCGACGTCGTCACGCTCGAGGCGATGGCGAAAAACGACGCGGCGCGGCGCTTTTATCGCCGCAACGGGTACGATACCCATCGCGTGGCGATGGAGCGATCGCTCGACGACCGGAGCGAAAACGATACACACTCAAAGGAAGAGCAATAATCAACGGATCGCGCCAGGGGAGCATGGGCGGTTCATGCACTCGACTTGTAATCGAGACTTCCCGGGTTCAAATCCCGGCCCTGGCTTACTGTCGCGAACGAATTCGCGAGCAACAGCAAGGCAACAGTTTGAACCGCGCGAGACTTCGCTCGATCTCGCAGCCGGGTTCGATTCCGCCCCTGGCTTGACGTCGCGAACTAGCTACCACTTGCTCGCTGGAACTGATCGGTGAGATAGTATCGTTCAATAGAGTATTTTCCGTGGAAAGGGAAGACACCACGCCCGTAATCAGTTACTAACGGTCTCTATTTCTGTTTCTTCTCTTTCTTGAATAGTTCTGTATAAGACGACCGTACTAAGAATATCTCTATCGATGACGCCAAAATAGCCCCCAATGTATATAAATATGCATTAAAACACAAAAGAGCCCATTAGCTACGAGGAGGGCCCACAGGATTTATATCTGATCGGGTGAACCCACCTTCCAATGCTACTATCAGTGGAACGTTCGGGCGAAAGCATTCCCCTTAGTTTCAAGATCATTAACGCAATTGCCGAACGAGAAGGAGTAGAGGCGACCGAGATCGAACCACCGGAGTACGAAGCCCTTTACGACGTTCTCAATCCAGAAGCGCTCGACGCACTGTTTGCGCCTCGAGAAGACGGGACACCTCGCAGTTCCGGGCGAGTAGCGTTTTCCTACTGTGGATACGACGTCGTCGTCACGAGCGACGGCGACGTCGAGATCCTCGACTGAGTTGCTGGTCACACATCTGTACCCCGTCTCGGCTACTGCAAGGGACGAGGAGCCGTTCTCGTCACAACGGAGATCGGTCGCGATCGACGGCCACCGCGATCGTACCGACACCGAGAACGCGTAGAATCCAGCTCCAGCTTTCGCGGTCGCACTGATCGGCGACGTCGCCGGTTGGGCAGTCTCGTCATCCGCGCTGGGTGGCAGCCACCGACTCGAACACGTCGTCGTGGAGTCGACTGGTGACGACGTCCATCAGCGTCTCCAGGTTAGCCGTATCGGCGCGGTTGTACTCGACGAGCGTCTCGAGGGCGCCGTCGTCGCCGCGCTCGTACTCGCGCCAGAGTCGGACCGCGTCGCGACCCGAGATGTCCGGTCGGTCGCGATCGATGCCGACGTCCCGTTCGATTCGTTTTAACCCGCCCTCGAGCCCGAGTCTGCGACACGGATACATGAGGTCGACGTGGGGTAACGAGGCGTCGACGTCGTAGCACGTTTCGAGAAAGGGGACGTCGAAGCGCTTTCCGTTGAACGTGACGAGCAGCGACGCCTTCTCGAGTTCGGCCTGCAATCGCGTCGCGGTCAGATCGCGGTCTCTGACGAAGGTCGTCGTCTCGCCGCCGCGGTGGACGCTGACCGTCGTCACCTCGTGGCGGGTCGCGTCGAGACCGGTCGTCTCGATGTCGAGAAAACACGCGTCCTCGCGTACGTTCTCGTACAGTCGCCAGTGACTCGAGGTGGGAAACGCGTCGGCGAAGTAGGAGACGTCGCCGGCCTCGAGGCGAGCGTGGGCGTCGTCGATGAACGACTCGATGCGGTCTGCGACCGTCGGTCCGACGACGCTGCCGTCGAACTCGTCCCAGTGGGTGACGCCGTGTGCCCACAGGTCCCGTTCCGTCTTCTCACCGACGCCCCGGACGGGGATGAAACTGTTCTCGATTCGCACGTTCGTTCAGGTGCATCGCCCCGTCAAAAACGCTTGGATCACGTTCGACGAGCCGACGAACGCGTGACACGTACCGATCGCGCGGGGGATCCGACTCGAGGAATCACGCCTCGATTATCGTTTTGAATCCGCGGTCCGTAGGTCACGCATGGCCAACCGAGACGAAGACCTCGCGGAATCCATCGACGAACTCACACAGACGCTGCGCGACCTCCGCCACGAACTCGAGCCGCGTCCGGAGCCGCGACTGCGACCGCCGACGCCGGGGGAACTCCTCCGGTTGACCGACGAGGTCGCGATCCCCGCGCTCGTCGCGATCCTCGAGGCGAACGTCCGGGCACTCGAGGCGTTCCAGCGCGGTCTCAGGCTCGTCCGCCGGGACCGCGACGTTCGGGAGCGGACCGGGAGGGCGACCGACGTCACCCGAACGCGGGCGACCGAACTCCGGGAGACGACGCTCGAGCAACTCGACGGAGCGCTGGCAGAACTCCAGCGGGCGCTCGGGGAGGGGGCGCTGCCACAGAACCGCCAGGCACGCGACCTCGTCGAGGACGCACGCGAGTTGCGCGACGAGGTAGATCGACGACTGCGAGACGCCGGTGAGGAGGTCGACGCCGAGACGAAGGGCCGAACGATCGAAATCGACGACTCGACCGACGACCGACCCGACGAGTCGGACGTCGACGTCGACGCCGAACTCGAGACGCTGAAAGATCAGTACGGATCGGACGACGCCGGTGACGAGACAGACGGCGACGAACCGGACGACGAGACCGGCGAGAACGAGTCGTGATCAGACCGGTTCGAACCGGTAGCCGTCCCACTCCTGGCTCTCCGGTTCTCTGATCCCCGCGCCGGGCTCGCGGAGTTCCTCGACGTGGACGGGTCGGACCGTATCGCCCGTCTCGACGTCGTCGGTCGTCACCTGCCCGAGCGCCCGGACGGATTCGCCGTCGTCGCCGGACTGCGTCCGGCTGCTCGAGGCGTCGTCGGACGCCTCGCTGACGTCGAACTCGACGATCGCCATCGTGTTCGGCTCGCGCACGCCTGGCGGCGTCGCGGTGCTCGTCGTCCAGGTGACGACCTCCGCGGTGTACTCGCTCAGGTCGATCGTCTCGACTGGTTCGCTCCCGTCCGGTCCGATCGGGTGGCCGGGGTAGGTGATCGATCCGTTCTCGTAGCGGTAGGCTTCCATCGTCATCGTGCTGCCTCCATGATGGTGGTGATGACACAGTTTCCGAAGCCGCCGACGTTACAGGTCAGGCCGACGTCGGCCTCGACCTGTCGCGGACCGGCCTCGCCCATCAGCTGTTCGTAGATTTCGACCGCCTGTGCGACGCCGCTGGCCCCGAGCGGATGGCCCTTCGACTTGAGGCCGCCGGAGGTGTTGATCGGCAACTCCCCGGTGTCGCGCTCGGTATAGCCTTCCTCGACGAGCTGCCAGGCCTCGCCCTGCTCGGCGAAGCCAAGCCCCTCCATCTGGAGGAACTCGAGGATGGTGAACATGTCGTGGAGTTCTGCGACGTCGATGTCGTCGGGTCCGTAGCCGCTCATCTCGTAGGCACCCTCGCCGCTCTCGACGACGCCACCCATGATCGTCGGATCTTCCCGCTCGTGGACGACGTGGGTGTCGGTCGCACCGTCGACGCCCGCGATCACGACGTACTCGTCGGTGTACTCTTTCGCGACCGACTCGGGACAGAGCATGAGTGCCGCCGAGCCGTCCGTGATCGGGCAGAAGTCGTACAGTCGAAGCGGGTCGGCGACGATCGGCGACTCCATGGCCGTCTCGAGGTCGATCTCCTTCTGGAACTGCGCCTTGGGGTTGTCGACGCCGTTCTTGTGGTTCTTGACGGCGACCTTCGCGAGACTCTCCCGTGGCGCGTCGAAGCGCTCGAGGTAGTGGCGCGCGGTCAGGCCCGCAAAGGAAGGGAGCGTGACGCCGTGTTTGTACTCGACCGGGTGGGTGAGCGACGCGATGACGTCGGTCGCCTCAGCGGTCGTCCGGTGAGTCATCTTCTCGCCGCCGACGAGCAACGTCATGTCGCTTGCCCCGCTGGCGACCGACTGCCAGGCGGCGTAGATCCCTGCACCGCCGCTCGAACTCGTCTGGTCGACGCGCTGGGTGTACGCCGGCATCGCGTCGAGGTCGTGAACTAGCGCGTTCACGACGCCGCTTTGTCCCTCGAACTCGCCACTCGCCATGTTCGAGACGTACAGGTGCTCGACGTCAGCGGGGTCGACGCCCGCATCCTCGAGACAGGCAAGGCCGGCCTCCACGAGCAACTCGCGGATCCACTCCTCGCGTTTCCCGAACTGGGTCATCGACGCCCCGATGATCGCGACTCGTTCCATGGTCTCACAGACTTGGGTCGAGAATTTATATTTAAGGTATTGGTCACTTCTCGCGACTGTCGCCGCGAGCGTCGAGTCGGCGTCGTCCGGGAACCGTCGTCGAGTTGCGTCGAACTCGTCATAACGTCTGCTGTAAGTCATTCCAGGAGCAACCCCGAACTGTCCGGCGGTTTTCGGAAACAGGTACAGCAGGCAGTATCAGGCCGACTCTGCGGCCGCCGTCTGCAGGTCGCTCGCTCGAGCGCGAGCCTGCGAGATGACGGCCGGTCGAGCCTCGAACGAGAGGATGACGTCGTCGTCGCCGTATGTGACGTCCTCCACGCGCGCGTTATCGTGAATCCACGAGACCAGACTCATCGTGTCGTCGGTCATCGGAAGCACCAGTCGTTCGCGCTCCCAGTCCGGTAACTCGCGGTCGATGCGCTCGAGCAGTTCGTCGACGTTCGTCCCCTCTTTCGCGCTCACGGCGACCGGGTTCGGCGCGAGCGCCGACAGCGCAGCTCGCTTCTCCTCGAGTTCGGCCTCGCTGACCTGGTCGATCTTGTTCAACACCGTCACGATCGGCGCCTCGTTGCGCTCGTAGAGCGTGTCGTGGCTGGTGACGAGCTTCTCGCGAATCTCCTCGACCGGTTCGCTCACGTCGACGACGAGCAAGACGAGATCCGCCCGGTAGAC
Protein-coding sequences here:
- the mct gene encoding succinyl-CoA:mesaconate CoA-transferase; the protein is MGALSNLRVLDLTQVLAGPYCTMLLADMGADVVKIERPGGDFIRPNPPFVDDPDEEAYGGYFQSVNRGKRSIELDLGDDDDREAFLSLVEKADVVIENYRAGTMEKFDLGYETLREHNPQLIYSSIRGFGDPRTGETHRQGQPSYDLIAQALGGVMEITGQEDGPPTKVGPGIGDLFTATLNCIGILAAVNHREQTGEGQYVDTALYDSMVSMTERAIYQQSYTGEPPTRQGNSHPTLFPFDAFEAADGHVVIAGFGTNHWTALCEEIGRPDLAEEYPDRESRLENREYLREEISSWTTERTAETICETLEGRVPVAPVQNTEDIFADSHVHDRDMIVPVEQPGAGREVEIAGNPIKMTETPPRVRGRAPLLGEHQEEILGDETADAETAADD
- a CDS encoding DUF5785 family protein, encoding MDWPHDPDGEEGSEGMRKYDMAIIAKKVDEEEDFPLERDDLVAEHGDDPIRINHQTVVALRDIFEYVDQEEFETITDMHKAVGNAMREGGFWEYHPEGANPEKKPA
- a CDS encoding GTP cyclohydrolase III; translation: MTNTQVTLVQIDNYGPWTVTPEPRREADLQTLQSRLYADISQFVGNRDGYTFFTRFDNMIAVTNGLDVDDHALLQESIGNRYPVTLSLGVATGTSPAQALSDATSLLQEAGSAQDANRREILDGRVVDANHRTDDDVQIAHFDVNDATGEYTDELNAFDSFIEIEQGYAALMKYMRRTHDSLSFFVGGDNVIAVCPDLERDDYEDAIAHVEASVGVELKVGVGRGETARAAGMDAKHALETCRADCSRVELEW
- a CDS encoding CBS domain-containing protein translates to MEPELSVRDVLTKEYVAASESDTVLGAVELMRAEHVGCVLVLRGSDPVGIMTEWDVLGLVDDERDPGETLVEDVMSTPVVTIDADRSLTDAADTMSRENFRNLVVFDGDNLLGVLTQRDVIAAAGSFQATTAPSRSQEPPIGQPSNTDTDAKLRPNGSGGDEYTTQGVCEACGSLAESLWESNGQLVCADCRTV
- a CDS encoding phosphoglycerate kinase, whose translation is MIATLDDLDVSGTTVGVRVDVNSPIGDDGSLADDARLRAHVDTLSELLERGGRVAVLAHQGRPGGDDFSCLEPHAARLSDLLGRPVDYVDATFSSAARDAVSSLEDGECVVLENTRFYSEEYMEFEPDRAARTHLVEGLAPVLDAYVNDAFAAAHRSQPSLVGFPTVLPGYAGRVMEAELDVLGNIEETPEPRVYVLGGAKVPDSIDVAWSILEKGLADHVLTAGVVGNVFLIADGVDLGDASSDFIYDQGYWDEIDRAADLLDAYGEQIAFPRDVAVARDGERHEIGVNALPPREGEAAMDVGDSTLTYYRRILEDAGTVILNGPAGVYEDDNFEKGTRQLYRAATDVEVSIVGGGDTASALRHLGVEGFTHVSTGGGAALKMLTAEPLPAVTALENGPRRTAGD
- a CDS encoding GNAT family N-acetyltransferase; translated protein: MAPDEQPVIEPATREDVETLTDYWVDLAREQRQHDSHVLPDANRETIGETLAAHQVGGGLLVARVDGDVVGFASFSLERGTFALDATRGLLSNLYVRPAYRGRGIGTALLEATEEELAQRGADVVTLEAMAKNDAARRFYRRNGYDTHRVAMERSLDDRSENDTHSKEEQ
- a CDS encoding HalOD1 output domain-containing protein, translated to MLLSVERSGESIPLSFKIINAIAEREGVEATEIEPPEYEALYDVLNPEALDALFAPREDGTPRSSGRVAFSYCGYDVVVTSDGDVEILD
- a CDS encoding ribonuclease H-like domain-containing protein, yielding MRIENSFIPVRGVGEKTERDLWAHGVTHWDEFDGSVVGPTVADRIESFIDDAHARLEAGDVSYFADAFPTSSHWRLYENVREDACFLDIETTGLDATRHEVTTVSVHRGGETTTFVRDRDLTATRLQAELEKASLLVTFNGKRFDVPFLETCYDVDASLPHVDLMYPCRRLGLEGGLKRIERDVGIDRDRPDISGRDAVRLWREYERGDDGALETLVEYNRADTANLETLMDVVTSRLHDDVFESVAATQRG
- a CDS encoding DUF7547 family protein, with amino-acid sequence MANRDEDLAESIDELTQTLRDLRHELEPRPEPRLRPPTPGELLRLTDEVAIPALVAILEANVRALEAFQRGLRLVRRDRDVRERTGRATDVTRTRATELRETTLEQLDGALAELQRALGEGALPQNRQARDLVEDARELRDEVDRRLRDAGEEVDAETKGRTIEIDDSTDDRPDESDVDVDAELETLKDQYGSDDAGDETDGDEPDDETGENES
- a CDS encoding nucleic acid-binding protein: MTMEAYRYENGSITYPGHPIGPDGSEPVETIDLSEYTAEVVTWTTSTATPPGVREPNTMAIVEFDVSEASDDASSSRTQSGDDGESVRALGQVTTDDVETGDTVRPVHVEELREPGAGIREPESQEWDGYRFEPV
- a CDS encoding thiolase C-terminal domain-containing protein, which gives rise to MERVAIIGASMTQFGKREEWIRELLVEAGLACLEDAGVDPADVEHLYVSNMASGEFEGQSGVVNALVHDLDAMPAYTQRVDQTSSSGGAGIYAAWQSVASGASDMTLLVGGEKMTHRTTAEATDVIASLTHPVEYKHGVTLPSFAGLTARHYLERFDAPRESLAKVAVKNHKNGVDNPKAQFQKEIDLETAMESPIVADPLRLYDFCPITDGSAALMLCPESVAKEYTDEYVVIAGVDGATDTHVVHEREDPTIMGGVVESGEGAYEMSGYGPDDIDVAELHDMFTILEFLQMEGLGFAEQGEAWQLVEEGYTERDTGELPINTSGGLKSKGHPLGASGVAQAVEIYEQLMGEAGPRQVEADVGLTCNVGGFGNCVITTIMEAAR